The Streptomyces sp. CC0208 genome window below encodes:
- a CDS encoding TetR/AcrR family transcriptional regulator, producing the protein MAEHRSMQRAALLDAARSLLSEGGTEALTFPALAERTGLARSSVYEYFRSRAAVVEELCEVDFPVWAAEVSQAMAAAEGAQAKVEAYVRRQLTLVGDRRHRAVVAISASELDAGAREKIRAAHGGLVAMIGEALAEMGHEQPRLAAMLVQGVVDAAVRRIELGAAEEPSVITEAAVSMALRGVRG; encoded by the coding sequence GTGGCCGAGCACCGGTCGATGCAGCGAGCCGCCCTGCTGGATGCGGCTCGCTCTCTGCTGTCCGAGGGCGGGACGGAGGCGCTGACCTTCCCGGCTCTCGCCGAGCGGACGGGGCTCGCGCGGTCGTCCGTGTACGAGTACTTCCGGTCACGGGCCGCCGTGGTCGAGGAGCTGTGCGAGGTCGACTTCCCGGTGTGGGCGGCGGAGGTCTCGCAGGCGATGGCCGCCGCGGAGGGAGCGCAGGCCAAGGTCGAGGCGTATGTGCGACGGCAGCTGACGCTGGTGGGGGACCGGCGGCATCGGGCCGTCGTCGCCATCTCCGCGAGCGAGCTGGACGCGGGGGCCCGGGAGAAGATCCGCGCGGCGCACGGTGGCCTGGTCGCGATGATCGGCGAGGCGCTCGCGGAGATGGGGCACGAGCAGCCTCGGCTGGCGGCGATGCTGGTGCAGGGAGTGGTGGACGCGGCGGTCCGGCGGATCGAGCTGGGGGCGGCGGAGGAGCCTTCGGTGATTACCGAGGCCGCGGTCTCCATGGCG